One Hermetia illucens chromosome 4, iHerIll2.2.curated.20191125, whole genome shotgun sequence DNA segment encodes these proteins:
- the LOC119654077 gene encoding lysozyme-like: protein MARILYHDYGVTNLTTLANWICLIQHESGFNDQAVGAINYNGTQDFGLFQINNQWWCQGNVSSYNSCGIACTALLGNLPASWKCAQLVYQQQGFKAWYGWLNYCNGTAPSVADCI from the coding sequence ATGGCTCGTATTCTCTACCACGACTACGGTGTAACCAACTTGACCACTCTCGCCAACTGGATTTGTTTGATCCAACATGAATCAGGATTCAACGATCAAGCCGTCGGTGCCATCAACTACAACGGAACCCAAGATTTCGGTCTCTTCCAAATCAACAACCAATGGTGGTGTCAAGGAAACGTCTCCTCCTACAATAGCTGTGGAATCGCCTGTACCGCTCTTCTCGGAAACTTGCCAGCCTCCTGGAAGTGTGCCCAACTTGTCTACCAACAACAAGGTTTCAAGGCCTGGTACGGATGGCTCAACTACTGCAACGGAACTGCTCCAAGCGTTGCTGACTGTATCTAA
- the LOC119654569 gene encoding lysozyme 2-like, giving the protein MKAIAVIALLVLVSCAQARIYTRCEMARILYHDYGVTNLTTLANWICLIQHESSFNDQAVGAINYNGTQDFGLFQINNQWWCQGNVSSYNSCGIACTALLGNLSASWKCAQLVYQQQGFKAWYGWLNYCNGTAPSVADCI; this is encoded by the coding sequence ATGAAAGCCATCGCAGTTATTGCCCTCCTCGTTCTCGTTTCCTGTGCTCAAGCCAGGATTTACACCCGTTGTGAAATGGCTCGTATCCTCTACCACGACTACGGTGTAACCAACTTGACCACTCTCGCCAACTGGATTTGTTTGATCCAACACGAATCATCCTTCAACGATCAAGCCGTCGGTGCTATCAACTACAACGGAACCCAAGATTTCGGTCTCTTCCAAATCAACAACCAATGGTGGTGTCAAGGAAACGTCTCCTCCTACAATAGCTGTGGAATCGCTTGTACCGCTCTCCTCGGAAACTTGTCAGCATCCTGGAAGTGTGCCCAACTTGTCTACCAACAACAAGGATTCAAGGCCTGGTACGGATGGCTCAACTACTGTAATGGAACTGCTCCAAGTGTTGCTGACTGCATTTAA